From the genome of Ziziphus jujuba cultivar Dongzao chromosome 6, ASM3175591v1, one region includes:
- the LOC107430998 gene encoding phospholipid-transporting ATPase 1 isoform X2 yields MTTGDPLLSLGDRSSFDRPSIGSTYATSASSLLEDSEYCLTRTSDVNDSEEATRSVGDTNCLEKPPSKFSTCRASRKHFSSAESQFFSQFPLEFPIPDRRRLVTWGAMELQNFNSDSAAFEISRATTPEQEKLSKSQRVCHKSVQFEDNQLHGKSPRLIYIDDPRRTNDKYEFTGNEIRTSKYTLITFLPKNIFIQFHRVAYLYFLGIAALNQLPPLAVFGRAASLIPLLLVLSVTAIKDGYEDWRRHRSDQHENNRDALVLQSGKYLAKKWKNIQAGEVVKICAEETIPCDMVLLGTSDSSGIAYIQTMNLDGESNLKTRYARQEVASAVSEGCEISGLIRCEQPNRNIYEFHANMEFQGNKFPLSQSNIVLRGCQLKNTDWVIGVVVYAGQETKAMLNSAASPSKRSRLEGYMNRETIWLSVFLFVMCFVVSLGMGLWLIRHKDQLDTLPYYRKIYFNKGRDNGKKYKYYGIPLEILFSFLSSIIVFQIMIPISLYITMELVRLGQTFFMIEDKHMFDSSSGSGFQCRSLNINEDLGQIRYIFSDKTGTLTENKMEFQRASVNGINYGTSLPVADPLHEKNVAGLGKRKWKLKSEIAVDSDLVELLHRDSSGDERIAPHEFFLTLAACNTVIPTIDQDTSSSCTESELHDKVETISYQGESPDEQALVAAASAYGYTLFERTSGHIVIDVNGENLRLDVLGLHEFDSVRKRMSVVIRFPNNAVKVLVKGADTSMFSILADSGMDDHVRSATQKHLSEYSSQGLRTLVVAARDLTGEELQQWQYMYEDASTSLTDRAIKLRQTAGSIECKLKLLGATAIEDKLQDGVPEAIECLRQAGIKVWVLTGDKQETAISIGVSCKLLTADMQQIIINGNSEDECRNLLVEAKAKYGIKSPTKQNHSLKWKKNAENDYLEVPGSAKSFSVQQWYAGKKGVTATTAPLALIIDGNSLVYILEKDLESELFDLAISCRVVLCCRVAPLQKAGIVDLIKTRTEDLTLAIGDDAIECNGFCLTYTC; encoded by the exons ATGACTACAGGGGACCCGTTGCTGTCTCTTGGGGATCGTTCTTCATTTGACCGGCCCTCCATTGGCAGCACTTATGCAACTTCAGCTTCTTCCCTTCTGGAGGACAGCGAATACTGTCTCACTCGTACCTCCGACGTGAACGATTCTGAAGAAGCCACCAGATCTGTTGGAGACACTAATTGCCTTGAGAAACCACCCTCTAAGTTTTCAACTTGTCGTGCATCAAGAAAGCATTTCAGTTCCGCGGAGTCTCAGTTCTTTTCGCAGTTTCCATTGGAATTCCCCATACCGGATAGAAGACGCCTGGTGACGTGGGGTGCAATGGAGCTGCAAAATTTCAACAGTGATTCAGCGGCTTTTGAAATCTCCAGGGCGACAACTCCAGAGCAGGAGAAGTTGAGCAAGTCTCAGAGGGTATGCCATAAAAGCGTGCAGTTTGAAGATAACCAATTGCATGGCAAGAGTCCGAGGttaatttatattgatgatCCAAGGAGGACAAATGACAAGTATGAGTTCACTGGGAATGAGATTCGAACTAGCAAATACACCTTGATCACTTTCTTGCCCAAGAATATATTCATTCAGTTCCATCGGGTTGCTTATTTGTATTTCTTAGGGATTGCTGCTCTCAACCAGCTTCCACCTCTGGCAGTCTTTGGGAGAGCGGCGTCCCTTATTCCCCTCCTGCTTGTGCTTTCTGTCACGGCTATTAAAGATGGCTATGAGGACTGGCGAAGGCACAGATCAGATCAGCATGAGAACAACAGAGATGCACTTGTGCTTCAATCTGGTAAGTATCTAgcaaagaaatggaaaaatatacaaGCAGGTGAGGTTGTGAAGATTTGTGCTGAAGAGACAATTCCATGTGACATGGTTTTGCTGGGGACAAGTGATTCTAGTGGAATTGCCTACATTCAGACAATGAATTTAGATGGTGAGTCCAACTTGAAAACAAGGTATGCCCGGCAGGAAGTAGCTTCAGCTGTGTCTGAAGGATGTGAAATATCAGGTCTTATCAGATGCGAGCAACCTAATAGGAACATTTATGAGTTCCATGCCAACATGGAGTTTCAGGGGAATAAATTTCCGCTAAGCCAATCAAACATAGTTTTACGTGGTTGCCAGCTAAAGAATACAGATTGGGTAATTGGTGTAGTAGTATATGCTGGGCAGGAAACAAAAGCAATGTTGAATAGTGCTGCTTCTCCTTCCAAGAGAAGCAGACTGGAAGGTTACATGAACAGAGAAACCATCTGGTTGTCTGTCTTCCTTTTTGTCATGTGTTTTGTTGTGTCCCTTGGGATGGGCCTATGGCTTATACGTCACAAGGATCAGCTTGATACACTGCCTTATTATAGGAAAATATACTTTAACAAAGGGAGGGATAATgggaaaaaatacaaatattatggGATACCTTTGGagattcttttctcttttttgagtTCTATCATAGTTTTTCAGATAATGATACCGATATCTCTGTATATTACAATGGAATTGGTTCGTTTGGGTCAGACATTTTTCATGATCGAAGACAAGCACATGTTCGATAGCAGTTCTGGCTCAGGTTTTCAATGCAGATCTCTGAATATAAATGAGGATTTGGGTCAAATACGCTACATATTCTCCGACAAAACAGGGACACTAACTGAAAACAAAATGGAATTCCAAAGAGCAAGTGTAAATGGCATAAATTATGGGACCTCCTTGCCTGTGGCTGATCCGTTGCATGAAAAGAATGTTGCAG GTTTAGGTAAGAGGAAGTGGAAGCTTAAATCTGAAATTGCTGTTGATTCTGACCTTGTGGAGTTGTTACACAGAGACTCAAGTGGAGATGAAAGGATTGCTCCGCATGAGTTTTTCCTTACATTGGCTGCATGTAACACTGTGATCCCAACTATTGATCAAGATACATCTTCCAGCTGCACAGAAAGTGAATTACATGATAAAGTAGAAACTATTAGTTACCAGGGGGAATCTCCTGATGAGCAAGCACTAGTTGCTGCAGCGTCTGCTTATGGATATACTCTCTTTGAGCGCACATCTGGGCATATTGTGATTGATGTCAATGGTGAGAATCTAAG GCTGGACGTGTTGGGCCTTCATGAGTTTGATAGTGTGCGGAAACGAATGTCCGTGGTTATTAGATTCCCTAACAATGCTGTAAAGGTGTTGGTGAAAGGTGCTGATACTTCAATGTTCAGCATTTTAGCTGACTCTGGGATGGATGATCATGTAAGAAGTGCAACACAGAAGCATCTATCTGAATATTCATCACAAGGTTTACGTACTCTTGTCGTTGCTGCCAGAGATCTTACAGGCGAAGAACTTCAGCAGTGGCAATACATGTATGAAGATGCTAGTACTTCATTAACTGATAGGGCCATAAAACTTCGTCAAACAGCAGGTTCAATAGAATGCAAGTTAAAGCTTCTTGGGGCAACTGCAATTGAGGATAAACTGCAAGATGGTGTGCCAGAGGCCATTGAATGCCTCCGGCAAGCAGGTATCAAGGTCTGGGTTCTGACTGGAGACAAGCAAGAAACGGCTATTTCCATTGGTGTTTCTTGTAAGCTATTGACAGCAGATAtgcaacaaattattattaatggaaATTCAGAGGATGAGTGCAGGAATCTTTTGGTTGAAGCGAAGGCCAAATATGGGATTAAATCACCAACCAAACAAAATCACAgtttgaaatggaaaaaaaatgctgAAAATGACTATCTTGAAGTACCTGGCAGTGCAAAGTCATTCAGTGTGCAACAGTGGTACGCAGGGAAGAAAGGAGTTACAGCTACAACTGCACCATTGGCACTAATAATTGATGGGAATAGTTTGGTCTACATTTTGGAGAAAGATCTGGAGTCAGAG CTTTTTGATCTTGCAATATCCTGTCGGGTTGTGCTATGTTGCCGTGTTGCACCTTTGCAGAAAGCTGGAATAGTTGATCTAATCAAGACTCGAACTGAAGATTTGACGCTGGCCATAGGCGATG ATGCTATTGAGTGTAATGGTTTCTGTCTAACATATACATGTTAG
- the LOC107430998 gene encoding phospholipid-transporting ATPase 1 isoform X1, with product MTTGDPLLSLGDRSSFDRPSIGSTYATSASSLLEDSEYCLTRTSDVNDSEEATRSVGDTNCLEKPPSKFSTCRASRKHFSSAESQFFSQFPLEFPIPDRRRLVTWGAMELQNFNSDSAAFEISRATTPEQEKLSKSQRVCHKSVQFEDNQLHGKSPRLIYIDDPRRTNDKYEFTGNEIRTSKYTLITFLPKNIFIQFHRVAYLYFLGIAALNQLPPLAVFGRAASLIPLLLVLSVTAIKDGYEDWRRHRSDQHENNRDALVLQSGKYLAKKWKNIQAGEVVKICAEETIPCDMVLLGTSDSSGIAYIQTMNLDGESNLKTRYARQEVASAVSEGCEISGLIRCEQPNRNIYEFHANMEFQGNKFPLSQSNIVLRGCQLKNTDWVIGVVVYAGQETKAMLNSAASPSKRSRLEGYMNRETIWLSVFLFVMCFVVSLGMGLWLIRHKDQLDTLPYYRKIYFNKGRDNGKKYKYYGIPLEILFSFLSSIIVFQIMIPISLYITMELVRLGQTFFMIEDKHMFDSSSGSGFQCRSLNINEDLGQIRYIFSDKTGTLTENKMEFQRASVNGINYGTSLPVADPLHEKNVAGLGKRKWKLKSEIAVDSDLVELLHRDSSGDERIAPHEFFLTLAACNTVIPTIDQDTSSSCTESELHDKVETISYQGESPDEQALVAAASAYGYTLFERTSGHIVIDVNGENLRLDVLGLHEFDSVRKRMSVVIRFPNNAVKVLVKGADTSMFSILADSGMDDHVRSATQKHLSEYSSQGLRTLVVAARDLTGEELQQWQYMYEDASTSLTDRAIKLRQTAGSIECKLKLLGATAIEDKLQDGVPEAIECLRQAGIKVWVLTGDKQETAISIGVSCKLLTADMQQIIINGNSEDECRNLLVEAKAKYGIKSPTKQNHSLKWKKNAENDYLEVPGSAKSFSVQQWYAGKKGVTATTAPLALIIDGNSLVYILEKDLESELFDLAISCRVVLCCRVAPLQKAGIVDLIKTRTEDLTLAIGDGANDVSMIQMADVGVGICGQEGRQAVMASDFAMGQFRFLKRLLLVHGHWNYQRIGYLILYNFYRNAVFVLMLFWYILCTAFSTTSALTDWSSVLYSVIYTSVPTIVVGIMDQDLSHRTLLKYPRLYGAGHRHEAYNLQLFWITMIDTLWQSLVIFYIPVLTYKESTIDIWSMGSLWTVAVVILVNMHLAMDIQRWVVVTHVAVWGSIVITYGCVLILDSFPMFPNYWTVYHLVKSPKYWLTILLITIVALLPRFLFKVVQEIFCPSDIQIAREAEVLSKQDEI from the exons ATGACTACAGGGGACCCGTTGCTGTCTCTTGGGGATCGTTCTTCATTTGACCGGCCCTCCATTGGCAGCACTTATGCAACTTCAGCTTCTTCCCTTCTGGAGGACAGCGAATACTGTCTCACTCGTACCTCCGACGTGAACGATTCTGAAGAAGCCACCAGATCTGTTGGAGACACTAATTGCCTTGAGAAACCACCCTCTAAGTTTTCAACTTGTCGTGCATCAAGAAAGCATTTCAGTTCCGCGGAGTCTCAGTTCTTTTCGCAGTTTCCATTGGAATTCCCCATACCGGATAGAAGACGCCTGGTGACGTGGGGTGCAATGGAGCTGCAAAATTTCAACAGTGATTCAGCGGCTTTTGAAATCTCCAGGGCGACAACTCCAGAGCAGGAGAAGTTGAGCAAGTCTCAGAGGGTATGCCATAAAAGCGTGCAGTTTGAAGATAACCAATTGCATGGCAAGAGTCCGAGGttaatttatattgatgatCCAAGGAGGACAAATGACAAGTATGAGTTCACTGGGAATGAGATTCGAACTAGCAAATACACCTTGATCACTTTCTTGCCCAAGAATATATTCATTCAGTTCCATCGGGTTGCTTATTTGTATTTCTTAGGGATTGCTGCTCTCAACCAGCTTCCACCTCTGGCAGTCTTTGGGAGAGCGGCGTCCCTTATTCCCCTCCTGCTTGTGCTTTCTGTCACGGCTATTAAAGATGGCTATGAGGACTGGCGAAGGCACAGATCAGATCAGCATGAGAACAACAGAGATGCACTTGTGCTTCAATCTGGTAAGTATCTAgcaaagaaatggaaaaatatacaaGCAGGTGAGGTTGTGAAGATTTGTGCTGAAGAGACAATTCCATGTGACATGGTTTTGCTGGGGACAAGTGATTCTAGTGGAATTGCCTACATTCAGACAATGAATTTAGATGGTGAGTCCAACTTGAAAACAAGGTATGCCCGGCAGGAAGTAGCTTCAGCTGTGTCTGAAGGATGTGAAATATCAGGTCTTATCAGATGCGAGCAACCTAATAGGAACATTTATGAGTTCCATGCCAACATGGAGTTTCAGGGGAATAAATTTCCGCTAAGCCAATCAAACATAGTTTTACGTGGTTGCCAGCTAAAGAATACAGATTGGGTAATTGGTGTAGTAGTATATGCTGGGCAGGAAACAAAAGCAATGTTGAATAGTGCTGCTTCTCCTTCCAAGAGAAGCAGACTGGAAGGTTACATGAACAGAGAAACCATCTGGTTGTCTGTCTTCCTTTTTGTCATGTGTTTTGTTGTGTCCCTTGGGATGGGCCTATGGCTTATACGTCACAAGGATCAGCTTGATACACTGCCTTATTATAGGAAAATATACTTTAACAAAGGGAGGGATAATgggaaaaaatacaaatattatggGATACCTTTGGagattcttttctcttttttgagtTCTATCATAGTTTTTCAGATAATGATACCGATATCTCTGTATATTACAATGGAATTGGTTCGTTTGGGTCAGACATTTTTCATGATCGAAGACAAGCACATGTTCGATAGCAGTTCTGGCTCAGGTTTTCAATGCAGATCTCTGAATATAAATGAGGATTTGGGTCAAATACGCTACATATTCTCCGACAAAACAGGGACACTAACTGAAAACAAAATGGAATTCCAAAGAGCAAGTGTAAATGGCATAAATTATGGGACCTCCTTGCCTGTGGCTGATCCGTTGCATGAAAAGAATGTTGCAG GTTTAGGTAAGAGGAAGTGGAAGCTTAAATCTGAAATTGCTGTTGATTCTGACCTTGTGGAGTTGTTACACAGAGACTCAAGTGGAGATGAAAGGATTGCTCCGCATGAGTTTTTCCTTACATTGGCTGCATGTAACACTGTGATCCCAACTATTGATCAAGATACATCTTCCAGCTGCACAGAAAGTGAATTACATGATAAAGTAGAAACTATTAGTTACCAGGGGGAATCTCCTGATGAGCAAGCACTAGTTGCTGCAGCGTCTGCTTATGGATATACTCTCTTTGAGCGCACATCTGGGCATATTGTGATTGATGTCAATGGTGAGAATCTAAG GCTGGACGTGTTGGGCCTTCATGAGTTTGATAGTGTGCGGAAACGAATGTCCGTGGTTATTAGATTCCCTAACAATGCTGTAAAGGTGTTGGTGAAAGGTGCTGATACTTCAATGTTCAGCATTTTAGCTGACTCTGGGATGGATGATCATGTAAGAAGTGCAACACAGAAGCATCTATCTGAATATTCATCACAAGGTTTACGTACTCTTGTCGTTGCTGCCAGAGATCTTACAGGCGAAGAACTTCAGCAGTGGCAATACATGTATGAAGATGCTAGTACTTCATTAACTGATAGGGCCATAAAACTTCGTCAAACAGCAGGTTCAATAGAATGCAAGTTAAAGCTTCTTGGGGCAACTGCAATTGAGGATAAACTGCAAGATGGTGTGCCAGAGGCCATTGAATGCCTCCGGCAAGCAGGTATCAAGGTCTGGGTTCTGACTGGAGACAAGCAAGAAACGGCTATTTCCATTGGTGTTTCTTGTAAGCTATTGACAGCAGATAtgcaacaaattattattaatggaaATTCAGAGGATGAGTGCAGGAATCTTTTGGTTGAAGCGAAGGCCAAATATGGGATTAAATCACCAACCAAACAAAATCACAgtttgaaatggaaaaaaaatgctgAAAATGACTATCTTGAAGTACCTGGCAGTGCAAAGTCATTCAGTGTGCAACAGTGGTACGCAGGGAAGAAAGGAGTTACAGCTACAACTGCACCATTGGCACTAATAATTGATGGGAATAGTTTGGTCTACATTTTGGAGAAAGATCTGGAGTCAGAG CTTTTTGATCTTGCAATATCCTGTCGGGTTGTGCTATGTTGCCGTGTTGCACCTTTGCAGAAAGCTGGAATAGTTGATCTAATCAAGACTCGAACTGAAGATTTGACGCTGGCCATAGGCGATG GGGCCAATGATGTTTCAATGATCCAAATGGCGGATGTTGGTGTTGGAATTTGTGGTCAGGAAGGGCGTCAAGCTGTGATGGCATCTGATTTCGCTATGGGACAGTTCCGGTTTTTGAAAAGATTACTTTTAGTGCATGGACATTGGAATTATCAGCGAAttggttatttaattttatacaaCTTCTATCGCAACGCTGTTTTTGTGTTGATGCTATTCTG GTATATACTTTGCACAGCTTTTTCTACAACTTCTGCATTAACAGATTGGAGTAGTGTATTATATTCTGTAATTTATACTTCTGTCCCTACAATTGTTGTTGGTATTATGGATCAAGACTTAAGTCATAGGACACTGTTAAAGTATCCAAGATTATATGGTGCGGGACATAGACATGAAGCATACAATTTACAGCTGTTTTGGATAACAATGATCGACACATTATGGCAGAGTCTCGTTATCTTCTACATACCTGTGCTCACATATAAGGAGAGCACAATAGATATATGGAGCATGGGCAGTTTGTGGACAGTAGCGGTTGTTATCCT